From a single Herbiconiux sp. SALV-R1 genomic region:
- a CDS encoding glycosyltransferase: protein MVGDGRDLHHEAKNGDCLVNENRVLIEPIDPRRSKPGGVDTCIRGLIKYRPDDMDLFIVGVDAVGDAIIGEWRTEMLDGRSVQFLPVYRADNTVMRPRVPHIAQLVWGVWKYRKKIKPDTLQTHRITTGFAVRRFFRKPNHVQFIHNDGDDSIKLGNESYFKKFTGLFRFLEKRAVRECSDVVIFNSAAAKRLSQWGDTVRFSPTWYDDEYFYPAESSAESKRTDLLWVGRFEETKDPLLAVRALSEAGPDYTLTMLGGGSLLQKTKDLASELGISDRIDVVGPVEKRSVSDYLRRHSALLMTSHHEGFPRAVVESLACGLPVVTTAGGEPNGLVVEGVNGTRIAERTPASTADAVRRVNDVASADAIASVELLKATILVPFVLGRETPAMEELR from the coding sequence ATGGTCGGAGACGGCCGGGATCTCCATCACGAAGCCAAGAATGGAGACTGTCTCGTGAATGAGAATCGCGTGCTGATCGAGCCGATCGACCCACGGAGGTCGAAGCCCGGGGGCGTCGACACCTGCATCCGGGGTCTGATCAAGTATCGGCCCGACGACATGGACCTCTTCATCGTGGGAGTGGACGCGGTTGGCGACGCAATCATCGGCGAGTGGCGAACCGAGATGCTCGACGGCCGCAGCGTGCAGTTCCTGCCCGTCTACCGCGCCGACAACACCGTCATGCGCCCCAGGGTGCCGCACATCGCCCAGCTCGTCTGGGGGGTCTGGAAGTACCGCAAGAAGATCAAACCCGACACTCTGCAGACCCACCGCATAACCACGGGGTTCGCGGTACGGCGTTTCTTCCGCAAGCCGAATCACGTGCAGTTCATCCACAACGACGGCGACGACAGCATCAAGCTGGGCAACGAGTCGTACTTCAAGAAGTTCACCGGTCTGTTCCGCTTTCTCGAGAAGCGCGCGGTTCGCGAGTGCTCTGATGTCGTCATCTTCAACAGTGCTGCGGCGAAGCGCCTCAGCCAGTGGGGTGACACGGTGCGGTTCTCGCCGACCTGGTATGACGACGAGTACTTCTACCCAGCCGAATCGAGTGCCGAAAGCAAGCGCACCGACCTGCTCTGGGTGGGACGGTTCGAGGAGACGAAGGATCCCCTTCTCGCCGTCCGCGCCCTGAGTGAAGCCGGCCCCGACTACACGCTGACCATGCTCGGCGGCGGGTCGCTCCTGCAGAAAACCAAGGACCTCGCCTCGGAGCTGGGCATCTCAGACCGGATCGATGTGGTGGGTCCGGTCGAGAAGCGGAGCGTCTCCGACTACCTCCGCCGCCACTCGGCGCTGCTGATGACCTCGCACCACGAGGGCTTCCCGCGGGCGGTGGTCGAGTCGCTCGCCTGTGGGCTGCCCGTCGTCACCACGGCGGGTGGGGAACCGAACGGGCTCGTGGTCGAGGGTGTCAACGGCACGCGTATCGCCGAGCGCACGCCGGCCAGCACGGCGGATGCGGTGCGTCGCGTCAACGACGTCGCATCGGCTGATGCGATCGCCTCCGTCGAGCTGCTCAAGGCCACAATCCTCGTGCCCTTCGTTCTGGGCCGCGAGACGCCCGCGATGGAGGAATTGCGGTGA
- a CDS encoding PqqD family protein: protein MAADLPSSDSAVWCRRSDIAFVEEASGVVVLPLSAGNPVPLSLENSAWEIWKCIDGVSPLRDILRDLAHLYGTSTAALQPQVTGFLVDLERRGLVRRL, encoded by the coding sequence ATGGCAGCGGATCTCCCCTCGAGCGATTCTGCCGTGTGGTGCCGGAGGTCCGATATCGCGTTCGTGGAAGAAGCCAGCGGGGTGGTTGTGCTGCCGCTGTCTGCTGGCAATCCTGTGCCGCTGAGTTTGGAGAACTCTGCATGGGAAATTTGGAAATGCATCGATGGGGTTAGTCCGCTGAGAGATATCCTGCGCGACCTTGCACATTTGTACGGCACCAGCACTGCTGCTCTTCAGCCCCAAGTGACCGGATTTCTGGTCGACTTAGAACGTCGGGGCCTCGTTAGGCGGCTCTAA
- a CDS encoding polysaccharide biosynthesis tyrosine autokinase: protein MTLQDYIRVLRKGWVLIVVGLLLGIALGSALAIIATPKYQSQTKIFVSVQTTDSTSTGELVQGNSYAQQKVQSYLAVVTSPSVLDPVIDELGLDTTAASLENQISASSTTGTVIISITATDPDPQQAANIANATANSFQNVVVDELERPSDGGPSLVKVQTIQPAEPSSQPSSPNLALNIGIGAVLGLIIGVGGAVLRSTLDTRVHGRHDIEALTDVPILGGTTYDAESTKHPLIVHTDPRNPRAESFRGLRTNLRFVNVDQDNRAFVVTSSIPGEGKSTTTANLALALAETGARVVLVDADLRLPKLAEYMGLEGAVGLTDVLIGRAALADVLQRWGNKDLFVLPAGQVPPNPSELLGSEAMVGLLAALNEQVDYVLLDSPPLLPVTDAAVLSNLTAGAIVVAAAGKVKKTEVVGAIRNLNQTNSKVIGIVLTMLPSKGPDAYGGTEYSYYGGSHEPAEVMPKSRPRRGRK from the coding sequence GTGACGCTACAAGACTACATTCGCGTTCTCCGCAAGGGCTGGGTCCTGATAGTCGTTGGGCTCCTGCTTGGAATCGCGTTGGGGTCCGCACTTGCTATCATCGCCACCCCCAAGTATCAGTCGCAGACCAAGATCTTTGTTTCGGTTCAGACCACAGATTCGACTAGCACGGGCGAGCTGGTGCAGGGCAACAGCTACGCGCAGCAGAAGGTGCAGTCGTACTTGGCCGTGGTGACCAGCCCCTCCGTTCTCGACCCCGTCATCGACGAACTCGGCCTCGATACCACAGCTGCATCACTTGAGAATCAGATCTCCGCATCCTCAACTACCGGAACGGTAATCATTTCCATAACGGCAACCGATCCAGATCCTCAGCAGGCAGCGAACATCGCCAACGCTACGGCTAATAGTTTCCAGAACGTCGTGGTGGACGAACTGGAAAGACCGTCTGATGGCGGCCCCAGCCTGGTAAAGGTGCAGACAATTCAGCCTGCAGAGCCGTCGTCGCAACCGTCGAGCCCCAATCTTGCGCTGAACATCGGCATTGGCGCCGTTCTGGGTTTGATCATCGGAGTGGGCGGAGCGGTCCTGCGATCCACACTGGACACGCGGGTGCACGGTCGCCATGACATCGAAGCACTGACAGATGTGCCAATCTTGGGCGGCACCACGTACGACGCGGAGTCGACTAAGCACCCGCTCATCGTTCACACCGACCCTCGCAACCCGCGCGCTGAGTCCTTCCGGGGGCTGCGCACGAATTTACGGTTTGTGAACGTTGACCAAGATAACCGTGCGTTTGTGGTCACTTCATCCATTCCGGGCGAAGGAAAGAGCACTACCACGGCGAATCTGGCGCTCGCCCTCGCCGAGACCGGCGCTCGTGTGGTCCTCGTTGACGCAGATCTTCGCCTCCCGAAGCTTGCCGAGTACATGGGGCTTGAAGGAGCAGTGGGCCTCACCGACGTCTTGATCGGTCGAGCGGCGCTGGCGGACGTCCTTCAGCGATGGGGCAATAAAGACCTCTTTGTACTCCCAGCTGGCCAGGTGCCTCCCAACCCGAGTGAGCTACTCGGGTCCGAGGCGATGGTGGGTCTGCTAGCGGCCCTCAACGAGCAGGTCGATTACGTGCTGCTCGACTCTCCTCCGTTGCTGCCCGTAACGGATGCTGCGGTGCTGAGCAACCTTACGGCGGGCGCGATCGTTGTTGCCGCTGCCGGCAAAGTCAAGAAAACGGAGGTGGTTGGCGCAATCCGCAACTTGAATCAGACCAATAGCAAGGTCATTGGCATTGTGCTCACGATGCTTCCGAGCAAGGGTCCGGATGCCTATGGCGGAACCGAATATAGCTACTACGGAGGAAGCCATGAGCCGGCCGAGGTGATGCCGAAGTCTCGCCCCCGTCGCGGCCGTAAATAG
- a CDS encoding sugar transferase, producing MTAETRRPETVVAEHDWRLAYSRRLALTDFVVIAIAVTATQVLWFGASADGVAFRGNLDFLAISYTVVSVILTVCWTAILGIYGSRSDRLVGTGTAEYRSVVDASLRIFGVLAIVAFLLKIDFSRGYFIVALPLGTLALLAARWGWRQWLNRRRARGEYSAQVLLVGSEVSVLHTATELARHPQAGYHVVGACVPSGRVADYIPGTNIPVAGSVDRVGFAIEATGADTIVITSSDELSPDKIRELSWSLEPGRQHLVVAPSLTDIGGPRIHTRPVAGLPLIHVETPRYEGFKRYQKRIFDIVASALLIVLSAPVLLTIAVVVRLSTPGPVLFKQERVGLNGSPFRMLKFRSMVTDADALIKDLEHSNRTEGNAVLFKMKDDPRVTAVGRVLRKFSLDELPQLFNVLRGDMSLIGPRPPLQREVDLYESHVHRRFLMKPGITGLWQVSGRSDLSWEDSVRLDLYYVENWSMVGDFIILLRTVRAVFASSGAY from the coding sequence ATGACGGCTGAGACTCGTCGGCCTGAGACAGTGGTGGCCGAGCATGACTGGCGGTTGGCCTACAGCAGGCGATTGGCATTAACAGACTTCGTTGTCATCGCCATTGCGGTGACCGCGACTCAAGTGCTGTGGTTCGGTGCCTCGGCGGACGGAGTTGCTTTCCGCGGTAACCTGGACTTCCTCGCCATTAGTTACACGGTCGTTTCTGTCATTCTCACAGTCTGTTGGACCGCAATCCTCGGGATCTATGGCTCTCGCAGTGATCGACTCGTTGGGACCGGGACCGCAGAGTACAGGTCGGTGGTTGATGCCAGCCTGCGTATCTTCGGAGTACTCGCAATTGTGGCGTTCCTTCTCAAGATCGACTTCAGTCGTGGCTACTTCATCGTGGCCCTTCCACTCGGAACCCTCGCACTTCTGGCGGCGAGATGGGGCTGGCGGCAATGGTTGAATCGGCGACGGGCGCGTGGGGAGTACTCAGCCCAGGTGCTACTTGTCGGATCGGAAGTGTCAGTCCTCCACACTGCAACGGAACTGGCCCGGCACCCCCAAGCCGGGTACCACGTGGTGGGAGCATGTGTGCCGAGCGGTCGTGTCGCCGACTACATTCCTGGAACGAACATCCCGGTCGCGGGCAGCGTCGACCGAGTGGGTTTTGCCATAGAGGCAACGGGCGCCGACACCATCGTGATCACTAGCTCTGACGAACTATCGCCTGACAAAATTCGGGAGCTCAGCTGGTCTCTTGAGCCAGGCCGGCAGCATCTCGTTGTGGCACCTAGTCTGACGGATATCGGGGGGCCCCGCATCCACACCAGACCGGTGGCCGGGTTGCCTCTCATCCACGTCGAAACACCCCGCTACGAAGGGTTCAAACGTTATCAAAAGCGCATTTTCGACATCGTGGCCTCGGCGCTGTTGATCGTCTTGTCGGCGCCAGTCCTCCTAACCATCGCTGTGGTCGTGAGACTTAGCACCCCGGGGCCCGTGCTGTTCAAACAAGAACGCGTCGGCCTAAACGGGTCACCGTTCCGTATGTTGAAGTTTCGTTCCATGGTGACCGACGCGGACGCTCTCATCAAAGACCTTGAGCACTCGAATCGCACCGAAGGCAACGCGGTGCTTTTCAAAATGAAGGACGATCCGCGCGTGACGGCCGTAGGCCGTGTGCTCCGAAAGTTCAGCCTCGATGAGCTGCCGCAACTATTCAACGTTCTGCGGGGTGACATGTCGTTGATTGGGCCACGGCCGCCGCTACAGCGGGAGGTCGACCTGTATGAGTCGCACGTACACCGACGGTTCCTGATGAAGCCCGGCATCACGGGCCTATGGCAAGTCAGTGGTCGTTCCGACCTCTCATGGGAGGACTCGGTTCGCCTGGATCTTTATTACGTAGAAAACTGGTCGATGGTAGGTGACTTCATTATTCTGCTCCGCACGGTTCGGGCAGTGTTTGCCAGTAGCGGCGCGTACTAG
- a CDS encoding low molecular weight phosphatase family protein, producing MDQIRVLTVCSGNICRSPLAELMIAEGVQDIPGISVSSAGTVARDGDPMPEPAQALAHQFGVDPGSHQARYLTEPIVDETDLVLALSRSHRSQAVQLAPSKIRRAFTIREFARLAETLPDDEIRAAAVGDSLRDRLDGVLQRLMAQKAVIGPPALADDDDVIDPYRRDEATYQQSGAEIAPAVAQVVRALRLIANPAGALVK from the coding sequence ATGGATCAGATTCGAGTGCTCACGGTTTGTTCCGGGAACATCTGCCGCTCTCCTCTCGCCGAGCTGATGATCGCCGAAGGCGTGCAGGACATTCCTGGGATCTCGGTGTCTAGCGCTGGGACGGTGGCGCGCGACGGCGACCCTATGCCGGAACCGGCCCAGGCGCTCGCGCATCAGTTCGGCGTGGATCCTGGTTCCCACCAAGCTCGCTACCTCACTGAGCCCATCGTTGACGAAACTGACCTAGTTCTTGCTCTGTCGCGGTCGCATCGCAGTCAAGCCGTGCAGCTCGCCCCGTCGAAAATTCGGAGAGCCTTCACCATTCGGGAATTCGCGCGGCTGGCGGAGACGCTTCCCGACGATGAGATCCGCGCCGCGGCCGTGGGCGATTCCCTCCGAGATCGACTGGATGGGGTCTTACAGCGGTTGATGGCGCAGAAAGCCGTGATCGGGCCTCCCGCGTTAGCCGATGATGACGACGTCATCGACCCCTATCGGCGCGATGAGGCTACATACCAGCAATCGGGTGCAGAGATCGCCCCCGCCGTGGCGCAGGTCGTTCGTGCCTTGCGTCTCATTGCAAATCCCGCGGGTGCCCTCGTGAAGTGA